The genomic DNA TTCCCATGTTTTCTCGTAGCCTTGCCCACATAATTGAATTGAAATGACCTCAAATTGAATGAGCTAGCCAACCACTTCCTCCGACATGATCAAATGGACAACTTAAGTTTTACATGACATATATTTCTGAGCTACATAGCCACACAAGACATGCCATGCCATCTAACGAAATGCCAGTATAGCTAGACCAAGAAATGTATTAATGCGTGATGACATGCAAACCTGATTCATAACGAAAAGGGGTTCACGAAAACCCGGATCAAAGTATCAAACTATATAACCTGACCTGACCTAATATAGGTATTTTATAATAAGAAGTTAAGAACATGAAATTAACAAggcaaactatatatattgttatgcACAGATTATGGAAGAAGAGGGTAATAAGAAGGAACCAAAATGAACTAAGAGAAAaggcaaataaataaaaaacgaaaaaaaagtaGTGATGTTGTTGCTCTTTTACTTATCATCCCCTAGTCGCGCTTGCTTGAGATACTTAagaatttattcatttttagaattatatatgTGTCAATCTCACCAATCGAATGATAATTAAACAACTTCGAAATTAGTTGTGTTCAGCAATAATTGTGTTCTGATTGACACCTCGAAATCTAAGTTAAGTAGTTTTAGTTATCTTCAGCAATAATCAATTTGAAATTATAAGATCGAGGAActgaatttggaaaaaaatagaagaatttttgaaaattatccCACTGTAcctttaaacaataaaaataaattctattcatctattcattttcaaaaatacaatttattaaatttaaaaatttataaaactttataaggTTTATAAGATACTTTTTCAGAGATTCGATCcaaatattttaagattttaattttttttttaaaatatatttgtaaggtatttataaaatataaatttacatacatataaaaataatttgtgtatatttttatgagCTTACacacatatttaaataaataatacattttagtggtattattaataaaatttaagagAGGAACATTTTGAAAagtgtttttggaaaaaatgtatttttgaaacttcacaaataaaaaagaaggaaattgcATTAGACTCTTTTTCTCGGTCGTACAAGTGTAAAACATGATGTGTCAACAcctttaaaattataaatttatgcttatctttgtttttttggtgacaGTTTATGGTTATCTCTCTATAAACAACAATGCATAATTGTAACTATtcatgtcaattagggccaaagccTGCGGACTGGCCCGACCCGGCCATGAAAAATACCGGTCTAGGACTTAAATTTATATGTCCAAAAAATATAGGATCTTTCAGATTCAGTCTGTTTGGGTTTAGCCCGTTCGGGATATAGGGTTTGGGCTTAGCCCGACCAAACTCGGATCAGTCCAAAAAATCCTTAAGCAAATATAgttgtacttttttgttaatatatttatttgattgcaatatttgattaatgatttattataaataatgtttaaaattctaattctagttttcatatttacttaataaacttatttaatacttttaaaattttaatcaatgATATtctatatgaattatatattattttatttgattaaagtattaaaaatttatttagttttaatttttttcttttaaattaagttggttttagtgaatatagatgagttattaaaattttgattgatttgttttatagtgcacctttaaacattgtttttcaagacttataagtttgaatttttgatttgtaagatAAGCCCAGAAAAGCCCGAAAAGTCTTGTAGCCTTGTTAGTGTCGGGAccgggctttgaaatataggctcgaaAATATTTCGAGTCGAACCGGGCCGGACTCAAACATATGCGGGCTTTACGGGTTTGGATCAGGCCGGACtagcccgattgacacccctaacTATAACTATTTGTAGATCATgtagtattttaaattattatttattaactaaaattaatttttgctttgaaagaaatttaaattGAGCTCTAATTttaactattaatattagaaatatGGTgaagaaataatttattttaattaaataaaattataaaaggaTATGGTATTCTTAATTGGATAGATAATTGTACTTTCTTATTCATAAAAGTTTTTAGTACATATAAGAATaacttcttcgttttttttggtcaacaaattAAGTATAATAACttactattatattattttaaaaataaatatttaattttcttaaataatttacCTTAGCAGGAGAAATTTGCTAATTTTAATAACTTAACATAACTTCATTGGATAAGgttgaaaatgataaatttcaTAGGTttgttctattatatatatacatatacaaactcatataaaacaTCTCTTTCATATCTAACTTCAGTCGAAAACTTAATAAAGTATTCTTAAATATGGGTAATCCGGCAGATCCAAATCAGATAAGCTTCTTCACAAATGAATGTGGCTTCTGCAAGAAAAAGATTTATCCAAAGCTTGATGACATTTACATGTACAAGTATGTTTTTCATTATTCTTCTAAGCATTTGATTCTCTTGTTTTATCGTAAtgtatctaaattttttttttctcgtcatCAAAACAGTGACAGTCCCTTCTGTACGGAAGAATGTCGAGAAAAACAGCAGGAGGCTGACAAAGAGAAAGCAcaattggagaagatgaagtgAACAagagagaaatttgaaaaagcAGATTCATAACAATGTTGATGGGATTTAACAAAATTAGGAGTCATGCagtagttttcttatatattttaatagtcaatGTTTCCATCTTTAAAAGTCAAACCTCAtcatgtattatttatatttgaataaaagaTATGGTCAAAACTTCTTGACATATGTACCAAAGTCTTCTATGGTAAAAAATCTAATAAGGCACATATTCTATTCTTTTTAGAAAAGTATTTTCAAATGATTATGTAAACTCTTTTGATTATTcgtagactttttttttctgaatttttggttttttttttttttttttttttttcatatgcaTGGAATATAACACCTCTTGTTTGGAATACTCTGGATTTTTTACATAATAGTAATGATGACATGTTGGAAAATAGAAATTAACAATGCATGTAATGTAACATTATATTGTTCAGGATAATGGAAAATAGGTTTACTCTTTGTTTaacattgataccaaaaaaagagTTTCCTCTTTGTTAATTGTAAGTTGATCgtatttattgtaaataattGGTTCAAACTCTTGACTGGACTGCATcatgtcaaattatttttgaaaaaaaattacaagatttTAGGCCCTCAACATTTGATATTTCGACAAAAAAACATCTCAAATTTCTGAAAACCACAAATAAGACCTccaatttgaaaagaaaaataaaaatttgtacaaGGTTCAAGGAAAACTTGAGCCGGCCCTGTTTAAGACGCTGACTGACCCGACTGACCCACACCATATGGAGCGAGTAAAAACTTATCATCACGACTTGATAGAGTTAATGAATAAATCTTTGCACGCTCGAGTAACGTATTGGTCAAACGCATGGCTAGTAAGCAACTCACCTGCTCGGATTAACTGCGACAATTGGATAGATCCatgtatttaatatttagtAAGCGAGTTTAGTTAGATGAAGTAAAAACTCATGCCGGCTGGAACTTAGCTTGAATGatgccttctccttctccccTCTTCACCCGACATGGTCTTCGACCTTCCAACATTATAGTTTTTGGACATTCCTTAATCCTTATCTTAGGTTTGGGCTACCACGTAGGATGCTAAAATTTTAGTGTTACGTGTATTTGGGTTTGACTCTATAGTGGTCCAAATCAATAATGAGTATCACTTTCTACTTGGTAACGCAACCATGTTAATGGGTGCAAGCGGCTCTAATTAAAGAATGACTATTAGACGATCCAAAACGCTTCCAACCCGCTATCCTATTTTTGATCAGGATTAGACGGACCGTACCCTTGAAAGGATTAATTGGACTTCATATCTTGATGAAAATATCTAAGTTCATTCGCTTGAGAATTTTGAATTCAATATCTCTTTGTTCGCACGtggaaatgaaaagaaaatatcaaaatgttgCATCAGAAACCTCTAAGAAGCTagacaaaacatgaaaaaaactTTGTAGACCATGAACAAACAACGACTTCGAAAGTCCCTACAACTAGCTAGTGCATGCCCTTCGAGCTATTGCCTTCAACCCCATTGATATGATCAAGATTAATTTGTCGGCCAATTGCTAGCTAAAATAAGCAAAACGACATTTCTATATATGATTCTAACTATGAGAAAAACATTCGTACTTTTCATGCTCATGCTCTAAAAATTCGTACTTTTCACATAATAAGCTCTTCATGGTTTTCTCTACAAacataaaagttttattttaccACGAGACACTATCTCATTTACTTTTTGACCCCTTTTACGATGACATCTTCACAAAATACCCCCCAACTTTTTTTCTAAAGCAAGTATCGTACGTCGTCTGTTATACTAATGGAACCATCAGAGAATTCCTCaaataaatatcttttgtaCTTTTCGGATTAccacatgtttgtttgtttgttgttgtagaAAATTTATCTCTAGTGACTTAGACATATATACGTACGAACGacgaaagtttttttttttttttttcttcattatatgatatgatatgaaaCGTAATCATTTGATGatactttaaattatttacatgatcatatgatatatatagctCAGCGCAAATTAGATTCGGTTTTCAAATTCAACCAAATAGAATCagaaaagtaaattataaaCCAGAAGAATATATTGTCAACACGTGATAAAATAACCCAATTGATAATACAatagtaccaaaaaaaaaaaaaaaaaaNaaaaaaaaatgattgataaataaataagattattataaaaaaataagattaaaaaaaaaaaaaaggcagagTCGGGGAACTTGCGTCAGAAGAATTTTgactaagaaagaaagaaataaatcaaCAACGACGGCCATTTCTCTCATCGTACGGATTCATTCCTATCGTCTCTCCTCTCACCACTACTCAGATGCTTCCTTGTTCACTTTTACCctttttgatttcttgattttttggtCTTTGATTCGTACCTCTGCTTCTGTttccaccaacaacaacaagaagaagtagaagaagaagaagaagaagaagaagaagaagaagaagaagaagaagaaagctttcaCCTTTACTCTAAAAgtttcactttttatttatttatttatatatatttatttccatGTCTGCTTTGAGGCTCTGAGATCGAAGAAACGAATCTATGGCGGAAGCAAGACGATTTAGCCCTGTTAGTGAATTAGGTGAAGTgaatgttctcttcttctttttatctatTTGGGATATTTTTTGGGGTCATATCTTATATCCGATTAagtctgttgtttttttttttcgatctaTTTGGTGTTGATGTTGGTACCTATCACTCATAGTcatcaaagtttcaatctttatgtGTGGAATCTATTcaatatagctttttttttttcatttattttaccatTATTAGTcttgagtgatgatgatttgtTCTTGTGGAAGCATATTTTGTCTGAATATTCTGATTTGGTAATTAAGTTCATCACTTACTAGTCTGGTTATAATACTTATCCAAGTGGAAAAACTAATCTAATCTAAAGAacaaatcatcatcacatcaaGACCAAAACAAGATACTATCAGTGTGCTGTGTGTTTggtttttactttaattagCTGCTTCTTAATATgaagttgactttttttttttttggctactaGATCTGCAGCTACTTACTAAATGTAGTATAGAGTCTCTTAAAGCTTTCTTGATTAATTTGATGTCTTAAAAGCTTTCTTCTTGAATGATATCTTCTTAGTCGTTTTGTGTGTCTTCTGATTGCAATACTTTTTGTCCACAGATGTTGGCCAAATACTCTCTGAAGCACGTCACCGATGGCTTCGTCCACCtgaaatatgtgaaattttacAGAATTACCAAAGGTTTCAAATTTCTACCGAGCCACCTACTACACCATCAAGTAAGTTCTTTTTCCATCCTGCTCGTGTAGGgccaaagtttttttcttttataaacatTCAGTGTAGGATGAAACTCAGGAGTTTGAAGACTGATGTTCTTGTTAAATTCTGTCTGATTCTCAGGTGGGTCTGTTTTTATGTTTGATCGAAAGGTGCTCAGATACTTCAGGAAAGATGGGCATAATTggaggaagaaaaaagatggaAAGACAGTGAAAGAAGCTCACGAGAGGTTGAAGGTAGTAAATAAgacatatttcttttttactaaGTAGTTCTTTGAGAAGTATGGTCAAAAGAGAAGCACTTTGTGATTCTTTGATccgaaatgatataaatatcaTCAAGATGTTGGTTGGTGCTTTTTAGTGATGTCTCTAGCTTATGAATATCCGTGCAGGCGGGAAGCGTTGATGTTCTACATTGTTACTATGCCCATGGACAAGACAATGAAAACTTTCAAAGACGCAGTTACTGGTTGCTTCAAGAGTAAGCTTATTATAGCATTATAACTTTTATGCCATTTGCTTGTGTTCTTAAACTATTGTGATAgattccctctctctctcatttttgtttttttgttggtgaatAATACAGAGAGCTTTCCCACATTGTTTTTGTCCACTATCTCGAAGTTAAGGTTTGACCCCATCCTGTTATTTGCTATTTACTCTGCCTCTTTATTATGCTTTTCACGGAAGTAGAGTACTTGAGAGTGAAACTTGTACATGAATCAGGGTAGTAGagtttctacttcttttaatcGGATGCAAAAGACTGAAGATGCTACTCGGTCTCCTCAAGAAACTGGGGAAGCCTTAACCAGTGAACACGATGGTTATGCTTCTTGCAGCTTTAATCAAAATGATCATAGCAACCATTCACAAACTACTGACTCAGCAAGTGTCAATGGTTTTCACACTCCAGAACTTGAAGATGCTGAATCAGGTGCTTCTTCTTTTACACATGATGTCACATTCTACATATTGAGGATTACATACCTTTTTAGTCTCTTATCTTATGCATATTACATGCATTCATTCTCTAGCATACAATCAGCATGGAAGCTCCATAGTTTACTCTCATCAAGAACGTCAGCAGCCTGCAACTAGAGGAAACCTTACTGATTTTGATCCTTACTATCAAGTATCTTTGACGCGTAAGTTCTTGGTGGCCTGGTTTATgctcttttgtcttttaattaGAAGCATCGTTCCAGTAACTATGGTACCTCCAAATGACatacagttttttatttgatttaatttcagCCAGGGATAGTTATCAGAAAGAGTTTCGCACAGTCCCCATAACACATTCTTCAGTTATGGTAGACAAAAGCAAAACTATAAACAGTCCTGGAGTAACAAATGGGTTAAGGAACAAAAAGTCCATTGATTCTCAAACCTGGGAAGAGATTTTGGGAAATTGTGGTTCTGGAGCTGAAGGCGTACCTTTGCAGCCTAACAGTGAGCATGAAGTGCTGGACCAAATACTCCAAAGCTCTTCTTTTACTATGCAAGATTTTGCCAGTCTACAAGAGTCCATGATCAAAAGCGGGGTATACACATTTCTGATTTTATTGCTCAATTTCTGCATTCCTCTTGCTGTGTGTGTTTCTAGGCTCTTTTGATAGGCTATGTATTCATCTGAGTGTCTGAATTTGTTATCTTTTCAAACGTCTACAGAATCAGGAGTTAAATTTAGGAGTTACATCTGATCATACTGTGTGTTTCCAGGGACAAGGTTTGAACTGCACTCAGCTTGTTATTTTAATAAAGGGTTGGAATTTATTTGTCTATAAAAGCTAACTTTCAACATTTTTTGTATTGACTGCAGATATAGAGCCTAATGCTATATGCAGTCTAGCTTCAAACGAAAAAGCTCCATATCTATCCACGATGAAACAGCATCTGTTAGACGGTGCATTGGGCGAAGAAGGTTTGAAAAAGATGGACAGTTTCAATCGCTGGATGAGCAAAGAACTAGGAGATGTTGGTGTTCTAGCTGATGCAAACGAGTCCTTTACTCAATCAAGTTCGAGAACCTACTGGGGAGAAGTTGAGAGTGAGGATGGTTCCAATGGTCACAACTCTAGGAGGGACTTGGATGGATATGTTATGAGTCCTTCCCTCTCTAAGGAACAGCTCTTTAGTATCAGTGATTTCTCTCCAAGCTGGGCGTATGTGGGCTGTCAAGTGGTGGTAAGCAGTGTTGATCAATTTATCTTCTCGGGAGTCATAAGATAGGTTTGTGCTTATAttctttttcaacttttttaggtttttgtcaCTGGAAAATTCTTAAAGACTCGGGAGGAGGCTGAAATTGGCGAGTGGTCTTGCATGTTTGGGCAAACAGAAGTTCCAGCAGATGTTATAGCTAATGGTGTTCTCCAATGTGTTGCTCCTATGCATGAGGCTGGAAGAGTTCCGTTTTATGTAACATGTTCCAACAGATTGGCATGCAGTGAAGTGCGTGAATTCGAGTATAAGGTTGCGGAGTCTCAAATTTTTGATAGAGAGACAGATGATGAGTCCACTATTGACATTCTTGAAGCAAGATTTGTTAAACTGTTGTGCTCGAAATCTGAAAGCTCAACCGCTGTTTCTGGGAATGACAGTGATTTGTCTCAAGTGAGCGAGAAGATTAGTTTACTGCTTTTCGAGAACGATGACCAGTTGGATCAGATGCTTATGAATGAAATCTCccaagaaaatatgaaaaagaatcttTTGCAGGAATTTCTGAAAGAAAGCTTACACTCATGGCTTTTACAAAAGATAGCAGAAGGGGGAAAAGGTCCAAGTGTTTTGGATGAAGGTGGCCAAGGTGTATTACACTTTGCAGCTTCTCTTGGTTACAACTGGGCCTTAGAACCAACAATACTTGCCGGTGTAAGCGTTGATTTTCGCGATGTAAATGGTTGGACGGCACTTCATTGGGCAGCTTTCTTTGGCAGGTGAGTAACTTCTACAAAAatgttcatcttctttttctttgattttgtatttgaaACAAAGGTGTTTTCATATTCAGGGAGCGGATAATTGGTTCACTCATAGCTCTTGGTGCTGCTCCTGGAACTTTAACCGACCCAAATCCAGATTTCCCATCAGGAAGCACACCTTCTGATCTAGCCTATGCTAATGGTCACAAAGGAATAGCTGGTTATCTCTCGGAATATGCCTTAAGGGCCCATGTTTCTTTGCTCAGTCTAAATGATAACAATGCAGAAACTGTTGAGACTGCTCCTAGCCCATCCAGCTCATCATTAACAGACTCGTTGACAGCTGTACGTAACGCTACTCAGGCAGCAGCTCGGATTCATCAGGTTTTCAGGGCTCAGTCTTTCCAGAAGAAGCAATTAAAGGAACTTGGAGATAGAAAGCGTGGAATGTCGGAGGAGCGTGCTCTTTCAATGCTTGCTcctaaaacacacaaatcagGACGGGCGCATAGTGATGATTCCGTGCAAGCCGCTGCTATCCGGATTCAGAACAAGTTCCGCGGTTACAAGGGAAGAAAAGACTATTTGATTACTAGACAAAGAATCATCAGAATACAGGTGTgtaatgttttgagaaaaaccaaaccaaaaagttcttgatttgtttaaaGGTTTCTCGAATTCTTAAACGGTTTTAACTGGTAATGGTGCAGGCTCATGTGAGAGGTTATCAGGTTAGGAAAAACTACAGGAAGATAATTTGGTCAGTGGGGATATTGGAGAAGGTGATATTGCGTTGGAGACGGAAAGGAGCTGGTTTGCGCGGGTTTAAGTCAGACGCACTTGTTGATAATAGGATgcaagatgaaacagagaaagaagaagatgatgactttttcaaacaaggaagaaaacaaacagaggAAAGGCTACAAAAAGCTCTTGCAAGAGTGAAATCAATGGTTCAATATCCTGAAGCTAGAGATCAGTACCGTAGATTGCTAAATGTGGTCAACGATATCCAAGAAAGCAAGgtaatgtataatttttatttttttaaaaagcttaaGCTTATCTTCTTAGAATCAACAAAACTGAACAGTCTTGATTCTTAATGTATCTATGGTTTTAGGTGGAAAAGGCTCTTGAAAATTCAGAAGGAGCAGCATGTTTTGATGATGATCTGATAGATATCGAAGCATTGTTGGGAGACGATGACACATTGATGTTGCCTATGTCCTCATCTTTATGGACCAATTAGAAACCACTCTCAAGCTTTATGTGATGATACTTGTCACAGTATTATTGACTCAGTAAACTTGTAAATTCTTATGTAATCACTCTTCTCATATTCTGTAACTGCATTCATCACTCTCTCatttaaatgattatatttgaacATTAATCAAACTTTTGTATAACCAAATAGTAAACCTTCCTTGTCATTAAACTGTACATGGCTTGGTTTCCATTAGTATACAAACTTTCTGTTTTTCTgagttaaaataaatttgatgagATTAGGTTCTTGTTCCGAGGCTCTCGTTCCGAGGCTCTCGTATAACAAGATGTAGCCATGATCAGTGTTGCTCGAGTACTCTTGTGATGAGCCAAAGAATGTCTGAACAGCAGATTCTTCAATCATTTCAACAGTTTCATCATCAAAGAAGAGCCAATGGTTATGAGATTTCACGAGGCTAACATAGTGACCATGGTTTGGTCCACTTCCGACATGAACCACAACTGCAAAGAGGGAGTACTCGATGTCCACATATTCTTCCACTGTGTTGCTGAGTTTCAGTTCCAGCGGGAAGACAACTCTGTAAGATAGCTTCTTGTAGCGGCCCAATTGTTCGATGTATTTAAACCGTTTCAGATGTATAACTAAGATGTGTGGCGGTTTCTtgatcttcatcctcttctGCGCTTCTTGTAAACTGCacaaataatcataaaactgCTTCAGTCATGTAAACCATTAAAAAACTTTAGGAGTCTTGCTCTTGCACACTGAAGAACGAACTACAAGGACTTGAGTTGTGAAACCATAACGTGTTGGGTTTTTCTGTATAATTTAAAGGAGCAGTGAAGAACTATGAAAGCAAAAAAACTTGAGTTTAGGGTGCACACTGAACTGAAACAGATTATATTCGagtatgaaaccaaaaaaactttaaGGGAGCAGTGAAGATCTAGTCATAACATGTTGGGTTTTGCTGTATAATTTGATACAGTTATAGTAAATGCAAACAGATTACGGAAGAGCATTTTTTACCTGCAGCATTGGTCACAGAAAAATTTGTCTTCAGCGTGTAGAGTCTCTGTGGAGCTGAAGTTTTTCAAACAGCTAGTTATCGAACTGTTCTGTTCAATATCAAGGCTCAAGTCTAGGAAAGTTTCATCTCTTGCTGTTACTGTCTCACACCGCAGACACCTTGTCTCATTGGTAAGTATACCCTGTAACGAGTTTGCACATGCTAAATCACTTGAGATAACAGGaaaagactatatataatatgtattgtTCAGTTTTGAGATTGGGCTCGCTTTGGGGATTAGAGAGAATGCAGGAAATTAAGATTTGTCCTGGAATATTATTGATGCTTACTGCATCTATACTGAAGGCAGCTATAGGTCTATGaccaaataattttttgcaTCTGAAAATGAACTGAGGGAAGAAAAGATATGCAATTTATTAACAATCACCTTCTTACCTGAAAAATCTTGTGCACCCATGTAACAATAGGTTCTTTAAGAACACCATTTTCCTGAGGAGCTTTCGATCCATTTGCAATCTTTTCAGGAGATGATGACGTTTCACGCCCCGTTTTTGTAGCTTTTGCCTCTTTCTCTAAGATGTCCACAAGTTCATTTAGCAAATAGTTCAGGAACTCATGTGCGTCCTGCATGAAAATAGTAAACACAATCTAATCAAACGCTTtgtttatagatatatattgcTTCTCCCACAATTTCACTATCCTCACATAAAAAAGGGAATGTTGAGAAGATAGGCAGTTACGCAGAGTACCTGATGCATATAAATCCGGAAAAGCTCATTCTGTTTTTTCAATCTCTGTACAAAACGCTTCGGAGCAATCACtcctgttttcttcttctgggaaCTTATCTATGGGAAAGGGGTACTAAAATTAACACACTTAGGAGCAGTAAACATCACTGCAATTATCAAGTAGATGATGACAAGAATAACGAAAGACTAAACGAAGCAAACACATCTGCAACGCCATATTTCCAAAAGTAAACGAATCATACTCAAATTATACTATAATATTACCTGGGAAAACAAGTCTGCCAAGCATGTCAAGAGATTCTCGTCAGCATCAGctttattatttgtatagtgTTCAAGCAATTGTTCACGAAATGGAGCACAAAAATAAAGAGCCTACACAAGTGAAAAGGTTTCATATAAACAAACGATTAGTTAAGATCAGCCCTTCTTCTAGACTAGACCCTAAGATCGAGATAGAACATTCTACATTCATATATCAAACCAATTTGTTCtcaaacaatttcaaaatcCGATGTGATTCGTAAGGCAATGATCATTTCATTTTCCAGATAGTAATCAGAAATTTCAAAATCCTAAGATGAAATCtaccaaaaaagcaaaaacgaTTCGTACACATGGAAACTCAAAATGAGGGATCGAGATCGAGAGACCTGTAAAACACTGTTACAGTAACAAGTGTTTCCGAAGTTTTCGAATCCGAAGTAGCGTTCTCCTTCCGGGAACTGGTCGCCGAGAGCTTTCTCGAGTTTGGATCCCGCGGCGCCCATATCAGACCTAGCCTCTCCCTCTCGGACCTACCGTAACACCGTGATTTCGTTTCGATTCGATTCGGAGACTCCTACAAAGGTATGAGTCGAATCAAATGAGAGATGGATTCAGTCTACAGATTTTTCAGATTTCGaagatgttttaacttttaagagtAG from Camelina sativa cultivar DH55 chromosome 7, Cs, whole genome shotgun sequence includes the following:
- the LOC104702771 gene encoding calmodulin-binding transcription activator 3-like; this encodes MAEARRFSPVSELDVGQILSEARHRWLRPPEICEILQNYQRFQISTEPPTTPSSGSVFMFDRKVLRYFRKDGHNWRKKKDGKTVKEAHERLKAGSVDVLHCYYAHGQDNENFQRRSYWLLQEELSHIVFVHYLEVKGSRVSTSFNRMQKTEDATRSPQETGEALTSEHDGYASCSFNQNDHSNHSQTTDSASVNGFHTPELEDAESAYNQHGSSIVYSHQERQQPATRGNLTDFDPYYQVSLTPRDSYQKEFRTVPITHSSVMVDKSKTINSPGVTNGLRNKKSIDSQTWEEILGNCGSGAEGVPLQPNSEHEVLDQILQSSSFTMQDFASLQESMIKSGNQELNLGVTSDHTVCFQGQDIEPNAICSLASNEKAPYLSTMKQHLLDGALGEEGLKKMDSFNRWMSKELGDVGVLADANESFTQSSSRTYWGEVESEDGSNGHNSRRDLDGYVMSPSLSKEQLFSISDFSPSWAYVGCQVVVFVTGKFLKTREEAEIGEWSCMFGQTEVPADVIANGVLQCVAPMHEAGRVPFYVTCSNRLACSEVREFEYKVAESQIFDRETDDESTIDILEARFVKLLCSKSESSTAVSGNDSDLSQVSEKISLLLFENDDQLDQMLMNEISQENMKKNLLQEFLKESLHSWLLQKIAEGGKGPSVLDEGGQGVLHFAASLGYNWALEPTILAGVSVDFRDVNGWTALHWAAFFGRERIIGSLIALGAAPGTLTDPNPDFPSGSTPSDLAYANGHKGIAGYLSEYALRAHVSLLSLNDNNAETVETAPSPSSSSLTDSLTAVRNATQAAARIHQVFRAQSFQKKQLKELGDRKRGMSEERALSMLAPKTHKSGRAHSDDSVQAAAIRIQNKFRGYKGRKDYLITRQRIIRIQAHVRGYQVRKNYRKIIWSVGILEKVILRWRRKGAGLRGFKSDALVDNRMQDETEKEEDDDFFKQGRKQTEERLQKALARVKSMVQYPEARDQYRRLLNVVNDIQESKVEKALENSEGAACFDDDLIDIEALLGDDDTLMLPMSSSLWTN
- the LOC104702770 gene encoding ubiquitin carboxyl-terminal hydrolase 4, whose amino-acid sequence is MGAAGSKLEKALGDQFPEGERYFGFENFGNTCYCNSVLQALYFCAPFREQLLEHYTNNKADADENLLTCLADLFSQISSQKKKTGVIAPKRFVQRLKKQNELFRIYMHQDAHEFLNYLLNELVDILEKEAKATKTGRETSSSPEKIANGSKAPQENGVLKEPIVTWVHKIFQGILTNETRCLRCETVTARDETFLDLSLDIEQNSSITSCLKNFSSTETLHAEDKFFCDQCCSLQEAQKRMKIKKPPHILVIHLKRFKYIEQLGRYKKLSYRVVFPLELKLSNTVEEYVDIEYSLFAVVVHVGSGPNHGHYVSLVKSHNHWLFFDDETVEMIEESAVQTFFGSSQEYSSNTDHGYILLYESLGTRASEQEPNLIKFILTQKNRKFVY